From one Malus sylvestris chromosome 1, drMalSylv7.2, whole genome shotgun sequence genomic stretch:
- the LOC126628367 gene encoding uncharacterized protein LOC126628367 isoform X2, giving the protein MKLDVNMLRYLSKDDFRVLTAVEMGMRNHEIVPCELVDRIASLKHGGTYKVLKNLLRHKLLHHDSSKYDGFRLTYLGYDFLAIKTLVNRGVFVSVGRQIGVGKESDIFEVATEDGTVMAMKLHRLGRVSFRAVKSKRDYLKHRSSYSWLYLSRLAALKEFAFMKALEEHGFPVPSAVDCNRHCVIMSLVQGYPLYFDRDVECVFKFFRKRFNMNFRECRDDIDGTEVDTDESGRLCFSSIAKDAVFLDKELAASGFTRKDQEDIEKFIEGSLDKGASSGDEGAEDGTDVSVLNEANIEGVDSLHLVDQDQTSNLKQEEEGVEDNLRNCEAGPSSKAECEDVNDKEGDNDTEKENDAELVKRLNKQRRRAMTAARGRRKTLSSRNTYKDKGGRSSTSSKIQHQLSSW; this is encoded by the exons ATGAAGCTGGATGTGAACATGTTGAGATACCTCTCCAAAGATGATTTTAGGGTTCTAACTGCTGTGGAAATGGGAATGAGAAAT CATGAAATTGTTCCCTGTGAGCTGGTGGATCGCATTGCTTCACTCAA GCATGGGGGTACTTATAAGGTTCTCAAGAATCTGCTCAGGCATAAGCTCTTGCATCACGACTCATCTAAAT ATGACGGGTTTCGCCTCACCTACCTTGGTTATGATTTTCTCGCAATTAAGACTCTGGTCAATCGCGGAGTCTTTGTGTCTGTTGGCCGTCAAATTGGCGTAGGAAAAGAGTCTG atATATTTGAGGTGGCCACAGAAGATGGTACAGTTATGGCAATGAAGTTGCACAGGCTTggtagggtttcttttagggcTGTAAAATCTAAGCGTGATTACTTAAAACATCGGAGCAGTTATAGTTGGCTCTACTTGTCCCGCCTTGCTGCACTAAAAGAGTTTGCTTTTATGAAG GCTTTAGAAGAGCATGGCTTTCCTGTTCCAAGTGCTGTGGATTGTAACAGGCATTGTGTGATTATGTCACTCGTACAAGGCTACCCACT GTACTTTGACCGTGATGTTGAATGTGTCTTTAAGTTTTTTAGAAAGAG gTTCAACATGAATTTTCGAGAGTGCAGAGATGATATTGATGGAACAGAGGTAGATACAGATGAAAGTGGGAGGCTTTGTTTTTCTTCCATAGCCAAGGATGCTGTTTTTCTGGATAAGGAACTTGCTGCCAGTGGGTTTACTAGGAAGGATCAGGAAGACATTGAGAAG TTCATTGAAGGAAGTTTGGATAAGGGTGCTAGTTCTGGTGATGAAGGTGCTGAAGATGGCACAGACGTATCTGTGCTAAATGAAGCGAACATAGAGGGTGTTGATTCATTGCATTTGGTAGATCAG GATCAGACTTCAAATTTAAAGCAGGAAGAGGAAGGAGTAGAGGACAATCTAAGAAACTGTGAAGCAGGCCCGAGCAGTAAAGCCGAATGTGAAGATGTGAATGACAAG GAGGGAGATAATGACACCGAAAAGGAAAATGATGCGGAGCTGGTAAAGCGCTTGAACAAGCAGAGACGGCGTGCCATGACAGCAGCCCGTGGGCGACGGAAGACTCTTTCCTCCAGAAATACCTACAAAGATAAGGGCGGTAGATCCTCTACCAGTTCCAAAATTCAGCATCAATTAAGCAGCTGGTAG
- the LOC126628367 gene encoding serine/threonine-protein kinase rio2-like isoform X1, giving the protein MKLDVNMLRYLSKDDFRVLTAVEMGMRNHEIVPCELVDRIASLKHGGTYKVLKNLLRHKLLHHDSSKYDGFRLTYLGYDFLAIKTLVNRGVFVSVGRQIGVGKESDIFEVATEDGTVMAMKLHRLGRVSFRAVKSKRDYLKHRSSYSWLYLSRLAALKEFAFMKALEEHGFPVPSAVDCNRHCVIMSLVQGYPLVQVKQLQNPEVVFETIIGLVVRLAEHGLIHCDFNEFNIMIDDDKKVTMIDFPQMVSVSHHNAQMYFDRDVECVFKFFRKRFNMNFRECRDDIDGTEVDTDESGRLCFSSIAKDAVFLDKELAASGFTRKDQEDIEKFIEGSLDKGASSGDEGAEDGTDVSVLNEANIEGVDSLHLVDQDQTSNLKQEEEGVEDNLRNCEAGPSSKAECEDVNDKEGDNDTEKENDAELVKRLNKQRRRAMTAARGRRKTLSSRNTYKDKGGRSSTSSKIQHQLSSW; this is encoded by the exons ATGAAGCTGGATGTGAACATGTTGAGATACCTCTCCAAAGATGATTTTAGGGTTCTAACTGCTGTGGAAATGGGAATGAGAAAT CATGAAATTGTTCCCTGTGAGCTGGTGGATCGCATTGCTTCACTCAA GCATGGGGGTACTTATAAGGTTCTCAAGAATCTGCTCAGGCATAAGCTCTTGCATCACGACTCATCTAAAT ATGACGGGTTTCGCCTCACCTACCTTGGTTATGATTTTCTCGCAATTAAGACTCTGGTCAATCGCGGAGTCTTTGTGTCTGTTGGCCGTCAAATTGGCGTAGGAAAAGAGTCTG atATATTTGAGGTGGCCACAGAAGATGGTACAGTTATGGCAATGAAGTTGCACAGGCTTggtagggtttcttttagggcTGTAAAATCTAAGCGTGATTACTTAAAACATCGGAGCAGTTATAGTTGGCTCTACTTGTCCCGCCTTGCTGCACTAAAAGAGTTTGCTTTTATGAAG GCTTTAGAAGAGCATGGCTTTCCTGTTCCAAGTGCTGTGGATTGTAACAGGCATTGTGTGATTATGTCACTCGTACAAGGCTACCCACT TGTACAGGTGAAGCAGTTGCAGAACCCAGAGGTAGTTTTTGAAACAATCATTGGACTTGTTGTTCGCCTCGCAGAACATGGTTTAATCCACTGTGACTTCAATGAATTTAACATTATG ATTGATGATGACAAGAAGGTCACCATGATTGATTTTCCACAAATGGTATCTGTATCACATCATAACGCACAGAT GTACTTTGACCGTGATGTTGAATGTGTCTTTAAGTTTTTTAGAAAGAG gTTCAACATGAATTTTCGAGAGTGCAGAGATGATATTGATGGAACAGAGGTAGATACAGATGAAAGTGGGAGGCTTTGTTTTTCTTCCATAGCCAAGGATGCTGTTTTTCTGGATAAGGAACTTGCTGCCAGTGGGTTTACTAGGAAGGATCAGGAAGACATTGAGAAG TTCATTGAAGGAAGTTTGGATAAGGGTGCTAGTTCTGGTGATGAAGGTGCTGAAGATGGCACAGACGTATCTGTGCTAAATGAAGCGAACATAGAGGGTGTTGATTCATTGCATTTGGTAGATCAG GATCAGACTTCAAATTTAAAGCAGGAAGAGGAAGGAGTAGAGGACAATCTAAGAAACTGTGAAGCAGGCCCGAGCAGTAAAGCCGAATGTGAAGATGTGAATGACAAG GAGGGAGATAATGACACCGAAAAGGAAAATGATGCGGAGCTGGTAAAGCGCTTGAACAAGCAGAGACGGCGTGCCATGACAGCAGCCCGTGGGCGACGGAAGACTCTTTCCTCCAGAAATACCTACAAAGATAAGGGCGGTAGATCCTCTACCAGTTCCAAAATTCAGCATCAATTAAGCAGCTGGTAG